In the genome of Pseudarthrobacter sp. IC2-21, one region contains:
- a CDS encoding ribose-5-phosphate isomerase translates to MRVHIATDHAGMELSSHLITALSASGYEMVDHGPAVYDAEDDYPSFCINAAAAVVADQAEGVDALGIVLGGSGNGEQIAANKVRGVRAALAWNLDTAKLAREHNNANVVAVGGRQHTVEEATELIKAFLAEPFTKAERHERRIGKIAIYETTGEVAE, encoded by the coding sequence ATGCGCGTTCACATCGCAACCGACCATGCCGGGATGGAGCTAAGCTCCCACCTTATTACTGCCCTCTCTGCCAGCGGCTACGAGATGGTGGACCACGGTCCGGCCGTCTATGACGCCGAGGATGATTACCCGTCGTTCTGCATCAATGCCGCGGCCGCCGTTGTGGCTGACCAGGCCGAGGGAGTGGACGCGTTGGGGATTGTCCTGGGCGGCTCGGGGAACGGTGAACAGATCGCCGCGAACAAGGTCAGGGGCGTCCGCGCCGCCTTGGCCTGGAACCTCGACACGGCGAAACTTGCCCGCGAACACAACAACGCCAACGTGGTCGCAGTGGGCGGCCGGCAACACACCGTTGAGGAGGCCACGGAGCTGATCAAAGCGTTCCTGGCAGAACCCTTCACCAAAGCTGAGCGGCACGAACGCCGCATCGGTAAGATCGCCATTTACGAAACCACCGGCGAGGTAGCCGAATAG
- the rpe gene encoding ribulose-phosphate 3-epimerase: MSASPLNCCINPSILSADFVNLEAELARISNADAVHVDVMDNHFVPNLTIGLPVVERLQKVSPVPLDAHLMIANVDRWAPQYADAGLSSVTFHVEASDAPIKLARELRARGAKAGMALRPATPVEPYLDMLPELDMLLIMTVEPGFGGQAFLDVMLPKIRRARAAVDGSGVNVAIQVDGGITEETITRAAEAGANVFVAGSAVYGKPSPEDAIESLRANGQLAFGPRGVHRNNTASQPA; the protein is encoded by the coding sequence ATGTCCGCTTCACCTCTTAACTGCTGCATCAACCCCAGCATCCTCTCGGCCGACTTCGTCAACCTTGAGGCCGAACTCGCCCGCATCAGCAACGCCGATGCCGTGCACGTGGATGTTATGGACAACCACTTCGTGCCAAACCTGACTATCGGCCTGCCGGTAGTGGAGCGGCTGCAGAAAGTCAGTCCCGTGCCCTTGGACGCCCACTTGATGATTGCCAATGTGGACCGCTGGGCGCCGCAGTATGCCGACGCCGGCCTGAGTTCGGTGACCTTCCACGTGGAGGCGTCAGATGCTCCCATCAAACTCGCCCGCGAACTCCGGGCACGCGGGGCAAAGGCGGGCATGGCGCTCCGCCCGGCCACCCCGGTGGAACCGTACCTGGACATGCTTCCCGAGCTGGACATGCTGCTGATCATGACGGTGGAGCCGGGCTTTGGCGGCCAGGCGTTCCTGGACGTTATGCTGCCGAAGATCCGCCGTGCCCGCGCTGCGGTTGACGGTTCAGGGGTGAACGTGGCCATTCAGGTGGACGGCGGCATCACTGAGGAGACCATCACCCGTGCAGCTGAAGCCGGCGCCAACGTTTTCGTGGCCGGATCGGCCGTTTACGGCAAGCCCTCCCCTGAGGACGCCATCGAGTCACTGCGCGCGAACGGGCAACTCGCCTTCGGCCCGCGTGGTGTCCACCGCAACAACACCGCATCCCAACCAGCCTGA
- the tal gene encoding transaldolase produces the protein MTNATPTAQLSDAGVSIWLDDLSRERLASGSLQKLIDEKNVVGVTTNPSIFQAAITSGSDYDAKIAELAAQGAGVEETIFEITTTDVADACDLFAPIAAATKGVDGRVSIEVDPRLAWDTAGTIAEAKNLYKKVDKDNVLIKIPATLEGLEAITATLGEGISVNVTLIFSLDRYRAVINAFQSGLELAKENGHDLSTIHSVASFFVSRVDSEIDKRLDAIGTDDAKALKGKAGVANARLAYQIYEQLFSTDRWEVLAEAGARPQRPLWASTGVKDPAYPDTLYVTELVAADVVNTMPEKTLDATFDHGVVTGDTITDAYAKSKAVLYALDALGVSYNDVVALLESEGLDKFVASWKELLADVEGALAAARKAS, from the coding sequence ATGACCAACGCAACCCCCACCGCCCAGCTGTCCGACGCCGGCGTGTCCATTTGGCTCGATGACCTCTCGCGTGAGCGTCTCGCCAGTGGCAGCCTGCAGAAGCTCATCGACGAAAAGAACGTGGTGGGCGTGACCACCAACCCCTCGATCTTCCAGGCCGCGATCACCTCCGGCTCGGACTATGACGCCAAGATCGCCGAACTTGCCGCGCAGGGTGCGGGCGTCGAGGAGACCATCTTCGAAATCACCACCACCGACGTCGCCGACGCCTGCGACCTGTTCGCTCCGATCGCGGCCGCCACCAAGGGTGTTGATGGCCGGGTGTCCATTGAAGTTGATCCCCGGCTGGCCTGGGACACGGCCGGCACCATCGCGGAGGCCAAGAACCTCTACAAAAAGGTGGACAAGGACAACGTCCTTATCAAGATCCCCGCAACGCTCGAAGGCCTCGAAGCCATCACGGCAACCCTGGGCGAAGGCATCAGCGTCAACGTGACCCTGATCTTCTCCCTGGACCGCTACCGCGCCGTCATCAATGCCTTCCAGTCCGGCCTGGAACTGGCCAAGGAAAACGGCCACGACCTGTCCACGATCCACTCGGTGGCCTCCTTCTTCGTCTCCCGCGTGGACTCCGAGATCGACAAGCGCCTTGACGCCATCGGCACCGACGATGCCAAGGCGCTCAAGGGCAAGGCCGGCGTAGCCAACGCGCGCCTGGCCTACCAGATCTATGAGCAGCTGTTCTCCACCGACCGGTGGGAGGTCCTGGCCGAGGCGGGCGCACGTCCGCAGCGTCCCCTGTGGGCATCCACCGGCGTCAAGGACCCCGCCTACCCCGACACCCTGTACGTCACCGAACTGGTTGCTGCCGACGTGGTCAACACCATGCCGGAGAAGACCCTCGACGCCACGTTCGATCACGGCGTGGTCACGGGGGACACCATCACCGACGCGTATGCCAAGTCCAAGGCCGTCCTGTATGCGCTGGACGCGCTGGGCGTCTCCTACAACGACGTGGTGGCCCTCCTCGAATCCGAGGGCCTGGACAAGTTCGTGGCCAGCTGGAAAGAACTGCTGGCCGACGTCGAAGGCGCCCTCGCCGCGGCACGGAAGGCGTCCTAA